The window GTGAGAGCGGGATTTGTTTAAAGAAAACAGAAATCGGccatgtattgggctaggcctatATTCTTTTAACTGCGCGGTAAGGGGCCAATAACGCAATGAGAACACTAGTCCAGTACCAATCGTGAGTTGAGCGCAAAACTTGACCTCTTAGACACTTGCCATAGATACTGCTGTACTTCAAAAGTAGTATGAAAAATTCTTTAACAATATTACAGTTCCTCCGCATAAACCCTTGATCAAGAATTCCGCTGGCCAAGTCATGGCATCCTTAGCACTAAACGCGGGACAAACATTCACATTCACGTGCACAAAGGCGGATACGGGAGTTGACCCGGACGCGTGGGAACTGTTCCACAACGACGTCAAAATAATAACCGGTGTGACAGGGGCAACCTTATCGACAACGATGGCTGATAGAAAATAATGAAGACGTGAAATTATTGGTTGAACCCAATGCCGACGAGATATGGCATGTCTCAGCTCCAGACGCGCCTGTGTTGGCTTGAAAGATTATTTTAATAGGCGGGGTTGTCGCTGACACCGATAAACTCTTTTGATTGTGGAAATAAATAAAACTCGTACTTCTGTTGTTTTGgtgtaaaaaaaatcataaaaaccGCAATCTATTCAATAAACATACTGTGCGTTATCAAAACTTTTAATTTCAGTTCCACCAGAGAAGCCTTCACTAAGGGATGCAAGCGAAAGTGTTGTTAGTGAGATAACCGTAAATCTTGGAGAAACTTTCACGTTCAGATGTGTAAAGGGAGCTGGCGGAGTGGACCCGGACTCATATCAATTCTACAAAGGCGGTAACAGGGCTACAGACGGTGTGACAGGCGCGACATTTAGCAAGGCTGCAGTGAAATCGGACGGCGGTTGGTATTACAAGTGCAAGGCAGTAAAAGATGGATTAGTCAGCGTCGCATCTGTTGGTGTTGTTCTAACAGTAAAAGGTAACTTGTGGTCCGTTTAGGAACTTCATGTAGTCAAGACATTCTTGCCGAATTGAGTGTTTTAAACGGCTCACAGAATATGATGCTAAGTGTGAAGCATTTTAAAAACACAGATTTGATGTGAACTCACATCTTTGTCGTATACCGCATTGCGCAATTAACCCTAATGGCTGTTATTTGATGAATGAGAGGTGACTGCTACTAATGACTGCTACGTTCATGATGCAGGATCGTACACTTGTGAGGCTTTGAAAGCAGGACTGCGAAATGTAGCATCAGTCATATTGGCGAGTCTCGATGTTTTTTTATTATTCGTTGATATTTCAAAAGTGTTCCAGTTCGGCAATCGATTGACATCACATTTTCGCTTTTAATTAAATAGCACCCGTTTAATTGCAGTCCCTCCGGACAAACCCTTGATCAAGAATGCAGCTGATCAAGTCATAACATCCTTAACACTGAATGCTGGCGAAATATTCTCATTTACCTGCGCACAGGCGGCGAGTGGGGTGGTCCCGGACGCTTGGGAAGTGTTCCACGACGATGCCAAAATAGCAACCGGTGTGACTGGCGCAACCTTATCACAAACGGTGGCTGGTAGTGATGCAGGATCGTACACGTGCAAGGCTTTGAAAGAAGGACTGGCAAGTGCGGCATCGGATACATTGGCGCTGACAGTCAACGGTGAGTCTCCATGTCTTTATTATTCGTTGAAACATGTAACTCAAAAGGATGCCAGTTCGGTAAACAACGATTGACATCACATTTTCGTTTTTCATATAAATAGCACCCCTTTAATTGCAGTTCCTCCGGACAAGCCGTTGATCAAGAATGCGGCTGGTATAGTCATGACATCTTTAACACTGAATGCTGGCGAAACATTCTCATTCACGTGCACACAGGCCGCGAGTGGGGTGGTCCCGGACGCTTGGGAATCGTTCCACGATGATGTCAAAACAGCAACCGGTGTGACAGGGGCAGCCTTGTCCAAAACGGTAGCTGGTAGTGATGCAGGATCGTACACATGCAAGGCTTTGAAAGCAGGACTGGCAAGTGTGGCATCGGATACATTGGCGCTGACAGTCAAAGGTGAGTCTCCATGTCTATATTATTCgttgatacatgtaacttaaAAGGGTGCCAGTTCGGTAAATAACGATTGACAtcacattttctttttcatctAAATAGCACCCCTTTGATTGCAGTTCCTCCGGACAAGCCGTTGATCAAGAATGCGGCTGGTATAGTCATGACATCTTTAACACTGAATGCTGGCGAAACATTCTCATTCACGTGCACAAAGGCCGCGAGTGGGATGGTCCCGGACGCTTGGGAAGTGTTCCACGACGATGTCAAAATAGCAACCGGTGTGACCGGCGCAACCTTATCACAAACGGTGGCTGGTAGTGATGAAGGATCGTACACGTGCAAGGCTTTGAAAGCAGGACTGGCAAGTGCGGCATCGGATACATTGGCGCTGACAGTCAACGGTGAGTCTCCATGTCTATATTATTCgttgatacatgtaacttaaAAGGATGCCAGTTCGGTAAACAACGATTGACATCACATTTTCCTTTTCATCTAAATAGCTCTCCTTTAATTGCAGTTCCTCCGGACAAGCCGTTGATCAAGAATGCGGCTGGTATAGTCATGACGTCTTTAACACTGAATGCTGGCGAAACATTCTCATTCACGTGCACAAAGGCGGCGAGTGGGGTGGTCCCGGACGCTTGGGAAGTGTCCCACGACGATGTCAAAATAGCAACCGGTGTGACAGGGGCAACATTGTCCAAAATGGTAGCTGGTAGTGATGCAGGATCGTACACGTGCAAGGCTTTGAAAGCAGGACTGGCAAGTGCGGCATCGGATACATTGGCGCTGACAGTCAAAGGTGAGTCTCCATGTCTATATTATTCGTTGATACATGTAACTCAAAGGAATGCCAGTTCGGTAAATAACGATTGACATCACAATTTCCTTTTTCATATAAATAGCACCCCTTTAATTCCAGTTCCTCCGGACAAGCCGTTGATCAAGAATGCGGCTGGTATAGTCATGACATCTTTAACACTGAATGCTGGCGAAACATTCTCATTCACGTGCACAAAGGCCGCGAGTGGGGTGGTCCCGGACGCTTGGGAATCGTTCCACGACGATGTCAAAATAGCAACCGGTGTGACAGGGGCAGCCTTGTCCAAAACGGTAGCTGGTAGTGATGCAGGATCGTACACGTGCAAGGCTTTGAAAGAAGGACTGGCAAGTGTGGCATCGGATACATTGGCGCTGACAGTCAACGGTGAGTCTCCATGTCTATATTATTCgttgatacatgtaacttaaAAGGATGCCAGTTCGGTAAATAACGTTTGACATCACAATTTCCTTTTTCATATAAATAGCACTCCTTTAATTGCAGTTCCTCCGGACAAGCCGTTGATCAAGAATGCGGCTGGTATAGTCATGACATCTTTAACACTGAATGCTGGCGAAACATTCTCATTCACGTGCACAAAGGCGGCGAGTGGGGTGGTCCCGGACGCTTGGGAAGTGTCCCACGACGATGTCAAAATAGCAACCGGTGTGACAGGGGCAACATTGTCCAAAACGGTAGCTGGTAGTGATGCAGGATCGTACACGTGCAAGGCTTTGAAAGCAGGACTGGCAAGTGCGGCATCGGATACATTGGCGCTGACAGTCAAAGGTGAGTCTCCATGTCTTTATTATTCgttgatacatgtaacttaaAAGGGTGCCAGTTCGGTAAATAACGTTTGACATCACAATTTCCTTTTTCATATAAATAGCACTCCTTTAATTGCAGTTCCTCCGGACAAGCCGTTGATCAAGAATGCGGCTGGTATAGTCATGACATCTTTAACACTGAATGCTGGCGAAACATTCTCATTCACGTGCACAAAGGCGGCGAGTGGGGTGGTCCCGGACGCTTGGGAAGTGTCCCACGACGATGTCAAAATAGCAACCGGTGTGACAGGGGCAACATTGTCCAAAACGGTAGCTGGTAGTGATGCAGGATCGTACACGTGCAAGGCTTTGAAAGCAGGACTGGCAAGTGCGGCATCGGATACATTGGCGCTGACAGTCAAAGGTGAGTCTCCATGTCTTTATTATTCgttgatacatgtaacttaaAAGGGTGCCAGTTCGGTAAATAACGATTGACATCACATTTTCCTTTTCATCTAAATAGCACCCCTTTGATTGCAGTTCCTCCGGACAAGCCGTTGATCAAGAATGCGGCTGGTATAGTCATGACATCTTTAACACTGAATGCTGGCGAAACATTCTCATTCACGTGCACAAAGGCGGCGAGTGGGGTGGTCCCGGACGCTTGGG is drawn from Lineus longissimus chromosome 1, tnLinLong1.2, whole genome shotgun sequence and contains these coding sequences:
- the LOC135496900 gene encoding carcinoembryonic antigen-related cell adhesion molecule 5-like, which encodes MPTRYGMSQLQTRLFPPEKPSLRDASESVVSEITVNLGETFTFRCVKGAGGVDPDSYQFYKGGNRATDGVTGATFSKAAVKSDGGWYYKCKAVKDGLVSVASVGVVLTVKVPPDKPLIKNAADQVITSLTLNAGEIFSFTCAQAASGVVPDAWEVFHDDAKIATGVTGATLSQTVAGSDAGSYTCKALKEGLASAASDTLALTVNVPPDKPLIKNAAGIVMTSLTLNAGETFSFTCTQAASGVVPDAWESFHDDVKTATGVTGAALSKTVAGSDAGSYTCKALKAGLASVASDTLALTVKVPPDKPLIKNAAGIVMTSLTLNAGETFSFTCTKAASGMVPDAWEVFHDDVKIATGVTGATLSQTVAGSDEGSYTCKALKAGLASAASDTLALTVNVPPDKPLIKNAAGIVMTSLTLNAGETFSFTCTKAASGVVPDAWEVSHDDVKIATGVTGATLSKMVAGSDAGSYTCKALKAGLASAASDTLALTVKVPPDKPLIKNAAGIVMTSLTLNAGETFSFTCTKAASGVVPDAWESFHDDVKIATGVTGAALSKTVAGSDAGSYTCKALKEGLASVASDTLALTVNVPPDKPLIKNAAGIVMTSLTLNAGETFSFTCTKAASGVVPDAWEVSHDDVKIATGVTGATLSKTVAGSDAGSYTCKALKAGLASAASDTLALTVKVPPDKPLIKNAAGIVMTSLTLNAGETFSFTCTKAASGVVPDAWEVSHDDVKIATGVTGATLSKTVAGSDAGSYTCKALKAGLASAASDTLALTVKVPPDKPLIKNAAGIVMTSLTLNAGETFSFTCTKAASGVVPDAWESFHDDVKIATGVTGATLSKTVAGSDAGSYTCKALKEGLASAASDTLALTVNVPPDKPLIKNAAGIVMTSLTLNAGETFSFTCTKAASGVVPDTWELFYGGVKTATGVTGATLSKTVAGSDAGSYTCKALKAGLASETSEILALTVNVPPDKPLLRNAGGQVVTTATVYVGETITFTCTQAATGVVPDAWEFYKDSNKDTSDVIGATFSKTAVLADGGLFYKCLALKGGLASVASDTLLLTVLVFADLR